In the Oryzias latipes chromosome 9, ASM223467v1 genome, one interval contains:
- the LOC101157865 gene encoding cholesterol 25-hydroxylase-like protein produces the protein MDATFAGTGAAPAPLLQGLWEYVRAGQEEILLSPYLPASCALLMHVLLCAPFLALDALGSVCQRVRSWRITAGSDPPPTPRQWLDCFCRILCRYVTVVLPASALFQRLRSPRLPELAPSCWQLFVEVLACVLLFDAFFFVWHYYIHRIPWLYRSIHKAHHQHRNPFALAAQDASSAELLSLLLLSLSCAWLLGCHPLSEVIFHLLNSWLAVEDHCGYNLPLASHRLFPFLGGAPHHQTHHKIKCFNYAPYFTHWDHLFGTYRPPVLDPRESRECRAQ, from the exons ATGGACGCAACTTTTGCGGGGACAGGGGCGGCTCCTGCGCCGCTCCTTCAGGGGCTGTGGGAGTACGTGAGAGCGGGTCAGGAGGAGATCCTGCTCTCCCCTTACCTGCCTGCATCCTGCGCCCTCCTGATGCACGTGCTGCTCTGCGCACCCTTCCTCGCTCTTGACGCGCTGGGGAGCGTGTGCCAGCGCGTGCGCTCTTGGAGGATAACTGCAGGCTCGGACCCCCCACCGACCCCCCGGCAGTGGTTGGACTGCTTTTGCAGGATTTTGTGCAGATACGTGACTGTCGTCCTGCCGGCCTCTGCGCTCTTCCAGCGGCTGCGGAGCCCCAGGTTACCGGAGCTGGCTCCGTCATGCTGGCAGCTCTTTGTGGAAGTGTTGGCATGCGTGCTGCTCTTTGATGCCTTTTTCTTTGTATGGCACTACTACATTCACAG GATTCCCTGGTTGTACCGCAGCATCCACAAGGCGCATCATCAGCATCGCAACCCCTTTGCGCTCGCAGCGCAGGACGCCAGCTCAGCAGAGCTGctgtcgctgctgctgctgtcgctGAGCTGTGCCTGGCTGCTGGGCTGCCATCCTCTCAGCGAAGTCATCTTCCACCTGCTCAACAGCTGGCTGGCAGTGGAGGACCACTGTGGGTACAACTTGCCCTTGGCTTCACACAGACTGTTTCCCTTTCTCGGCGGTGCCCCCCATCACCAAACCCATCATAAAATCAAATGCTTTAACTACGCTCCCTACTTCACTCATTGGGATCATCTCTTTGGCACTTACCGTCCACCCGTGCTGGATCCCAGAGAAAGTCGGGAATGTCGCGCACAGTAA